Proteins from a genomic interval of Stenotrophomonas maltophilia R551-3:
- a CDS encoding glycosyltransferase: MGLRVFVTRELFPFTAGGIGRVIANMLMTAPEEERAEMAVLYVGDNVEADAFAVAHPVVTFLAWPHSRFQQVDERGEIFPPMPAFTHSMLHWESVHVLQGLLELERLKGPLEYVEFVDWGAPAFAATQEKLLGSALTTATLAVRLHTTDSILADFEPRVQSVHGLNLFDLERKALADCDLIVGQIAPVAEAFRVFYGFSEEEWTPRLRLHAPPVLLDTMQPVAQTTVIDDTTSLLFTSKLQDIKRPDTFIRGCIQFLRDRPRYQGNIVFLAHSFDVSYQEYVISLVPEDLRSRVVFARGVTGAAREKSISGAVCVFPSPWESFCLAAYEASLSGAACVLNAQNPAFGPGSPWRDGCNCSTFDGSAEDLARALCGLFESTVGRLSPVEVPKDPLPWKGLDPVAVPAAVPLDRQLTVVVVNRDSAGRVLNSLDSILASNLTLDKLIVIDDASRDPRDIAALDQLGNNDPRLSVHRLAVPVGDAVARNMGLALVETPFAGFVRGGDQLLPGFLNGAVSALASQPDFDVVVGQVGVTVDPDDVIAGNVAPDGFRIFYGEGRLAGLYENRLAPESYVIRTEVARRFAFDPVIPALEVWEMMLRACQSGARFMVTSAVNVLARHQGQPDERHLEQIQIAMRRRLQRKRVRVGSLEVPAYFIFGAHVSPSGFMGDASNAEMAYRLQALMESESVRYTLALARLLQKRAPWVLRLGKWSVQRLAPIYRRLR; encoded by the coding sequence ATGGGCTTGAGGGTTTTTGTTACCCGCGAACTTTTCCCCTTTACCGCCGGTGGCATTGGACGCGTGATCGCGAACATGCTGATGACCGCGCCGGAAGAAGAGCGCGCGGAGATGGCAGTACTTTACGTTGGCGACAACGTCGAAGCGGATGCGTTCGCGGTCGCCCACCCGGTCGTGACCTTCCTCGCGTGGCCGCATTCGCGCTTTCAACAAGTAGACGAGCGTGGGGAGATTTTCCCGCCAATGCCGGCGTTCACCCACAGTATGCTGCACTGGGAATCGGTGCATGTGCTGCAGGGGCTGCTCGAGCTGGAACGTCTGAAAGGCCCGCTTGAGTATGTCGAGTTCGTGGACTGGGGGGCACCTGCGTTCGCCGCAACCCAGGAAAAGCTGCTTGGCAGCGCATTGACGACGGCCACGCTGGCCGTGCGCCTGCACACCACAGACAGCATTCTGGCCGATTTTGAGCCGCGCGTGCAGAGTGTGCACGGGTTGAATCTCTTTGACCTGGAACGAAAGGCACTGGCCGATTGCGACCTTATCGTCGGTCAGATCGCGCCGGTTGCCGAGGCGTTCCGCGTGTTCTACGGTTTCAGCGAGGAGGAGTGGACTCCACGCCTGCGCCTGCATGCTCCGCCGGTGTTGCTGGATACGATGCAGCCGGTCGCGCAGACCACCGTGATCGATGATACAACGTCGCTGTTGTTCACTTCGAAACTGCAGGACATCAAGCGCCCAGATACTTTCATCCGTGGCTGCATCCAGTTCCTGCGGGACAGGCCGCGTTATCAGGGCAACATTGTTTTCCTGGCGCATTCTTTTGATGTGAGCTATCAGGAGTATGTCATCTCGCTGGTGCCGGAGGACCTGCGCAGCCGGGTGGTGTTTGCCCGTGGCGTAACCGGTGCGGCGCGCGAGAAGAGCATTTCTGGCGCGGTATGCGTATTCCCGTCGCCATGGGAGTCGTTCTGCCTTGCTGCGTACGAGGCGTCGCTGTCAGGCGCAGCCTGCGTGCTCAATGCGCAGAATCCGGCTTTCGGGCCGGGCAGTCCGTGGCGGGATGGATGTAACTGCAGCACGTTTGATGGCAGCGCCGAAGACCTGGCACGCGCGCTTTGCGGGCTTTTTGAAAGCACCGTCGGCCGACTGTCGCCGGTCGAGGTGCCGAAGGACCCGCTTCCCTGGAAGGGGCTTGATCCGGTGGCGGTGCCTGCTGCCGTTCCCCTGGACAGGCAATTGACCGTAGTCGTCGTCAATCGCGATAGCGCGGGCCGGGTGTTGAATTCGCTGGACAGCATCCTCGCGTCCAATCTGACGCTTGACAAGCTGATCGTGATTGACGATGCCTCGCGCGACCCGCGCGATATCGCTGCGCTGGACCAGCTGGGCAACAATGATCCACGTTTGTCCGTGCACCGGCTTGCGGTGCCCGTTGGTGACGCTGTAGCGCGCAACATGGGCCTTGCGTTGGTTGAGACGCCGTTTGCTGGATTCGTGCGTGGTGGTGACCAGTTGCTGCCGGGCTTCCTCAATGGCGCGGTGAGCGCATTGGCGTCGCAACCGGATTTTGATGTGGTCGTGGGGCAGGTGGGCGTGACCGTAGATCCCGATGATGTGATCGCCGGCAATGTCGCCCCGGATGGATTCCGCATTTTCTATGGTGAAGGACGCCTCGCAGGACTCTACGAGAACCGCCTGGCGCCGGAAAGCTACGTGATCCGGACCGAGGTCGCCAGGCGCTTCGCATTCGATCCCGTCATCCCTGCACTTGAAGTATGGGAAATGATGCTGCGCGCCTGCCAGTCGGGTGCACGCTTCATGGTGACTTCCGCCGTGAACGTGCTTGCACGGCATCAGGGGCAACCAGATGAACGGCACTTGGAGCAGATCCAGATCGCGATGCGCCGACGCCTGCAGCGCAAGCGCGTGCGTGTCGGCTCACTGGAGGTACCTGCGTACTTCATCTTCGGTGCGCATGTATCGCCGAGCGGGTTCATGGGGGATGCCTCCAACGCGGAAATGGCCTATCGGCTGCAGGCACTGATGGAAAGCGAGTCCGTGCGCTACACCCTGGCACTTGCCAGGCTTCTGCAGAAGCGGGCGCCATGGGTACTGCGCTTGGGTAAATGGTCGGTGCAGAGACTGGCGCCGATCTATCGCCGATTGCGGTGA
- a CDS encoding glycosyltransferase family 2 protein translates to MHVIVIQLACWRVGGEPAALARGRLRAIPAASVLIVGEGAPPADLLEECAERRTLCVDSPLHAMQGRRLPDVRRSGDAEQLGWSLAVMAALRALQQDVHLDCVEIPSCGALAYALLQERALSEVFDTTRVMLRFDGIQAIEVLRQGRNVEMAALMLMDMERMCLEQCDQVLVDSQAIAESLQRFLPGSQRPLHLRATLPEPAGLMSEYHAVGSALACVATEAPALRQCLRAISGYLQQSNDGLLQVSVVCQPALLSEVLYVVPAALRHRFQEAPADCLRASPMRVVMPDRWSAGSALARELLAHGHRLIVDVANPALAAAQGWEQERTHLGYTDARGLFEALRASQQWGPTRHLRMGPSPPLPKLDVGTPGPAKVSVVVPCYNMGRWLPQTLRNIQQFSWSDLEVIVVDDGSTDPGTVQLIEELEASPNAGLRVVRLEFNQGLSAARNAGVAAAQGEFTLCLDADDLVSPEFVSIAVRALQRHPAHDFVVPRCAYFFGDESALDVNELRLGQGLPMVGAAFDSGTLGNRFSTATSLARTSVLRALGYDESLRSYEDWQLYRRALQQGSRFIVTNDVHFFYRQRPDSMIHDPAMRARHSLLYAEMVGGATLIGQGPVVSPNLLGALAAPPRIDGSSSGLLLGGVVEALDEMQALRRSRIVGLGYRLSALLRQLRR, encoded by the coding sequence ATGCATGTGATCGTCATCCAGCTGGCGTGTTGGCGTGTTGGCGGAGAGCCGGCTGCATTGGCGCGTGGCCGCCTGCGCGCGATACCCGCTGCTTCGGTGCTGATCGTTGGCGAGGGAGCGCCGCCCGCCGACCTGCTCGAGGAGTGTGCAGAGAGACGCACGCTGTGCGTGGATTCGCCTTTGCATGCGATGCAGGGCCGACGGTTGCCTGATGTCCGCCGCAGTGGTGACGCGGAGCAGCTCGGTTGGTCATTGGCGGTGATGGCGGCGCTTCGGGCGCTGCAGCAGGATGTGCACCTGGACTGTGTGGAGATTCCATCGTGTGGTGCGCTGGCCTACGCACTTCTCCAGGAGCGAGCTCTGTCAGAGGTGTTTGACACTACGCGCGTGATGTTGCGGTTTGACGGCATCCAGGCCATCGAAGTCCTGAGGCAGGGACGCAATGTCGAGATGGCTGCGCTGATGTTGATGGACATGGAGCGGATGTGCCTGGAGCAATGCGACCAGGTTCTGGTCGATAGTCAGGCAATCGCAGAATCCTTGCAGCGCTTCCTTCCAGGCAGCCAGAGGCCGCTTCACCTGCGGGCGACGCTGCCGGAGCCGGCCGGGCTCATGTCGGAGTACCATGCAGTGGGTTCAGCACTGGCTTGCGTCGCAACCGAAGCGCCTGCTCTCAGGCAGTGCCTGCGGGCTATTTCCGGTTACCTGCAGCAGAGCAATGATGGTCTGCTGCAGGTCTCGGTCGTCTGCCAGCCTGCGCTTCTATCCGAAGTGCTGTATGTGGTGCCTGCTGCCCTGCGCCATCGTTTCCAGGAGGCGCCTGCAGATTGCCTGCGCGCTTCGCCCATGCGTGTGGTCATGCCTGATCGCTGGTCTGCAGGCTCGGCTCTGGCGCGGGAGCTGCTTGCTCATGGCCATCGCCTGATTGTGGATGTCGCCAACCCGGCGCTGGCTGCTGCACAGGGGTGGGAACAGGAGCGGACCCATCTTGGCTACACGGATGCCCGTGGGCTGTTCGAAGCGCTGCGGGCTTCGCAGCAGTGGGGGCCCACGCGTCATCTGCGGATGGGGCCTTCCCCGCCGCTGCCCAAGCTTGACGTTGGTACGCCGGGCCCCGCCAAGGTCTCCGTGGTCGTGCCCTGCTACAACATGGGCCGCTGGCTGCCGCAGACCTTGCGCAACATACAGCAGTTTTCATGGAGCGATCTGGAGGTCATCGTTGTTGACGATGGATCGACGGATCCCGGCACGGTGCAGCTCATCGAAGAGCTGGAAGCAAGCCCCAACGCTGGCCTGCGCGTGGTCCGTCTTGAGTTCAACCAGGGATTGTCTGCTGCCAGAAATGCCGGCGTTGCCGCAGCGCAGGGTGAGTTCACCCTATGTCTGGACGCTGATGACCTGGTGTCACCAGAGTTTGTTTCGATTGCCGTACGAGCACTGCAGCGACACCCTGCGCACGACTTCGTTGTTCCCCGCTGCGCCTACTTCTTCGGTGACGAATCTGCGCTTGATGTGAACGAGTTGCGGCTCGGCCAGGGCTTGCCAATGGTTGGTGCGGCATTTGATTCCGGTACGCTGGGCAATCGTTTCTCAACGGCGACCAGCCTGGCGCGAACTTCGGTACTGCGTGCACTCGGCTATGACGAAAGCCTGCGTTCCTATGAAGACTGGCAGCTTTACCGGCGCGCGCTGCAGCAGGGCAGTCGTTTCATTGTCACCAACGACGTCCATTTTTTCTACCGACAGCGACCGGATTCAATGATCCACGATCCGGCCATGCGCGCTCGCCACAGCCTGCTTTATGCGGAGATGGTGGGTGGAGCGACGTTGATCGGGCAGGGGCCGGTGGTGTCGCCGAACCTGCTGGGGGCGCTGGCCGCTCCCCCGCGGATCGATGGGAGCTCATCCGGGCTGTTGCTGGGGGGCGTTGTCGAGGCGCTCGACGAGATGCAGGCATTGCGCCGTAGTCGCATCGTCGGGCTGGGATACAGATTGTCGGCGCTGTTGCGGCAGCTACGTCGTTGA
- the galE gene encoding UDP-glucose 4-epimerase GalE, whose protein sequence is MRVLVTGGAGYLGSHVCAELLLGGHEVTVVDDFSNARPDVGERLNMLTGRVLNIITGDIRDRAILDRAFLQQRPEAVMHFAALKAVGESAVVPLAYYDVNVAGTINLLQCMQRNACHKLVFSSSATVYGNSSHCPINEGAPTSATSPYGRTKLFVEQIINDAKLADPLLQAINLRYFNPVGAHESGLLGEEPSGTPNNLMPYIAQVAAGLRSHVSVFGADYATTDGTGIRDYIHVCDLATAHIRTLEALPNLSGLNALNLGTGIPYSVLDVIRAFSEASGRPVPYEIVGRRPGDIGECWADPSLAECRLGWSAKLDLAKMCRDTWRWQQILMSRSQ, encoded by the coding sequence ATGCGCGTTTTGGTCACCGGTGGAGCAGGCTACCTAGGGAGCCACGTTTGTGCCGAGCTTCTGCTTGGGGGGCACGAAGTCACCGTCGTCGATGACTTCAGCAATGCCCGGCCAGACGTGGGCGAACGACTCAACATGCTCACCGGCCGCGTACTGAACATCATCACCGGCGACATCAGGGACCGCGCGATCCTTGACCGTGCCTTCCTTCAGCAGCGCCCCGAGGCCGTCATGCACTTCGCGGCTCTCAAGGCAGTGGGAGAAAGTGCAGTTGTGCCTCTGGCTTACTACGATGTCAATGTTGCCGGGACGATCAACCTGCTCCAATGCATGCAGCGCAATGCGTGTCACAAGCTCGTCTTCAGCTCATCGGCAACGGTTTATGGAAATTCTTCCCATTGCCCTATAAATGAAGGCGCCCCTACTTCAGCGACAAGCCCGTACGGTCGCACGAAGCTCTTCGTCGAGCAGATCATCAACGATGCAAAACTGGCCGACCCGTTGCTGCAGGCGATCAATCTCCGTTACTTCAATCCGGTGGGCGCACATGAATCCGGGCTACTGGGGGAAGAACCCAGTGGCACTCCCAACAATCTGATGCCCTATATCGCCCAGGTTGCAGCCGGGCTTCGCTCGCATGTTTCGGTATTCGGTGCGGATTATGCGACGACTGATGGAACCGGCATCCGGGACTACATCCACGTATGCGATCTGGCCACAGCACATATTCGAACACTGGAGGCACTACCTAATCTTTCCGGTTTGAACGCATTGAATCTGGGAACCGGAATACCCTACTCGGTACTCGATGTCATCAGGGCTTTCAGCGAAGCATCGGGACGACCGGTACCCTACGAGATCGTTGGCCGGAGACCAGGCGATATCGGTGAATGCTGGGCTGATCCCTCACTTGCAGAATGCCGGCTGGGCTGGAGCGCGAAATTGGATCTGGCCAAGATGTGTCGGGATACTTGGAGATGGCAACAGATTCTGATGAGCAGATCGCAGTAG
- a CDS encoding GtrA family protein, with the protein MSRSRLIFAYSSFAAASILVNIGTQALAVLLYQGPYSVPASVVLGTATGLLCKYFLDKHFIFGHSSESASQEAKTFTLYVVMGLATTLIFWGTEAAFHFIFEEDAMRYVGGIIGLSIGYAVKYRLDSHFVFKKTAVPGRRHD; encoded by the coding sequence TTGAGCAGATCACGTTTGATCTTTGCCTACTCGAGCTTTGCGGCCGCCTCCATTCTGGTCAACATCGGCACCCAGGCCTTGGCTGTCCTTCTGTATCAGGGACCATATTCGGTGCCGGCGTCTGTCGTGCTTGGAACTGCAACAGGCCTGTTGTGCAAGTACTTCCTCGACAAGCACTTCATCTTCGGCCATAGCTCAGAGAGCGCCTCCCAAGAAGCAAAGACATTCACCCTTTATGTAGTTATGGGGCTGGCGACGACGCTGATTTTCTGGGGGACCGAAGCTGCCTTCCACTTCATTTTCGAAGAAGACGCCATGAGGTATGTCGGAGGAATCATTGGCCTGAGCATCGGCTACGCGGTGAAGTACAGGCTTGATTCGCACTTTGTCTTCAAGAAGACGGCGGTGCCAGGCCGCCGTCACGACTGA
- a CDS encoding SDR family oxidoreductase has product MQKILIIGATSAIAEAVARQYAGRAAALYLVGRSAGKLDAIAADLRVRGAQRVETGVLDVNHVAAHGGLLDNAWAAFGGIDTVLIAHGTLPDQAACDASVDLSLHEFATNATATIALAAALAQRLQHGATLAVISSVAGDRGRASNYLYGSAKAAVTTYLSGLGQRLHASGVNVLAIKPGFVDTPMTAAFKKGALWATPEQVANGILKAIGKRKSVAYLPGFWWAVMMIIKNIPEFIFRRIKL; this is encoded by the coding sequence ATGCAGAAGATCCTGATCATCGGCGCGACATCGGCCATCGCCGAGGCGGTAGCACGCCAATACGCCGGACGTGCCGCGGCGCTCTATCTGGTCGGCCGTAGCGCCGGGAAGCTTGATGCCATTGCCGCCGACCTACGCGTGCGCGGCGCGCAGCGTGTGGAGACCGGGGTTCTGGACGTGAACCATGTGGCCGCACACGGTGGACTGCTGGACAACGCATGGGCAGCGTTTGGGGGCATCGATACCGTTCTAATCGCCCACGGCACTCTGCCGGACCAGGCCGCCTGCGATGCCTCTGTAGACCTGTCACTACACGAGTTCGCCACAAATGCCACCGCGACGATCGCTCTTGCCGCTGCACTTGCACAGCGTCTACAGCATGGCGCTACTCTGGCCGTGATCTCCTCGGTAGCGGGCGATCGCGGTCGCGCCAGCAACTACCTGTACGGCAGTGCAAAAGCCGCCGTTACCACCTATCTAAGCGGGCTTGGCCAGCGCCTGCACGCGAGCGGCGTCAATGTATTGGCCATCAAGCCTGGATTCGTCGATACACCAATGACAGCCGCGTTCAAGAAGGGAGCACTCTGGGCGACACCGGAACAGGTGGCCAACGGGATTCTCAAGGCAATTGGAAAGCGCAAATCCGTGGCTTACCTGCCTGGCTTCTGGTGGGCGGTAATGATGATCATCAAGAATATCCCAGAATTCATTTTCCGCAGGATCAAGCTTTGA
- a CDS encoding FAD-binding oxidoreductase produces the protein MSAPAGQSWGRYPRVNQRIVPVFDRDVPLPLPVDGGSVLPHGNGRSYGDSCLNPDATLLTSHGLDRFIDFDPATGIVRCESGVTLASILDIALPRGWFLPVTPGTRYATVGGAIGNDVHGKNHHRAGTFCHHVLRLELLRSDGSRQQLTAADSSGLFAATAGGLGLTGFITWAELQLRRVPGPWIETESIRFGNLDEFFELSRDSAAGYEYTVAWIDCLAKGRNLGRGHFLRGDHAPGDAQAATPSSAPRRSMPLVPPVSLVNGLTLRPFNTLYYWRQPAHRARHVSHYQSYFYPLDGINHWNRMYGPRGFLQHQCVLPPAHARDATAALLAEIARSGRGSFLAVLKEFGDIPSPGMLSFPRPGTTLALDFPNDGPGLLTMLERLDRIVSDAGGAVYPAKDARMSGALFRQAYPAWEQFSHFIDPRFSSGFWRRVME, from the coding sequence ATGAGTGCACCGGCCGGCCAATCCTGGGGGCGCTATCCGCGAGTCAATCAGCGGATAGTGCCGGTTTTCGACCGCGACGTTCCGCTGCCATTGCCTGTCGATGGGGGCTCGGTGCTGCCTCACGGCAATGGCCGCAGTTATGGCGACAGTTGCCTGAATCCGGATGCCACCCTGCTCACCAGCCACGGACTGGACCGATTCATCGATTTTGATCCCGCTACCGGCATCGTGCGCTGCGAATCCGGCGTAACCTTGGCCTCCATACTGGATATTGCACTGCCACGTGGCTGGTTCCTGCCCGTAACACCGGGCACACGCTACGCCACCGTTGGCGGCGCCATTGGCAATGACGTGCACGGCAAGAACCACCATCGCGCCGGGACCTTCTGCCATCATGTGCTGCGCTTGGAACTGCTACGCAGCGATGGTTCGCGCCAGCAACTCACGGCAGCTGACAGTAGTGGACTATTCGCGGCCACCGCAGGGGGATTAGGTCTGACCGGATTCATTACCTGGGCCGAACTGCAGCTTCGCCGGGTACCCGGCCCATGGATCGAAACCGAGTCGATCCGATTCGGCAATCTTGATGAATTCTTCGAGCTTTCCCGGGATTCTGCAGCAGGCTATGAGTACACGGTGGCCTGGATCGACTGCCTTGCCAAAGGGCGCAACCTCGGCCGTGGCCATTTCCTTCGCGGCGACCACGCACCCGGCGACGCTCAAGCGGCCACGCCCAGTTCGGCCCCACGACGCAGCATGCCGTTGGTCCCCCCGGTCTCGTTGGTCAACGGCCTTACTCTGCGTCCATTCAACACGCTGTACTACTGGCGGCAGCCCGCGCATCGGGCACGCCATGTATCGCATTACCAGAGCTATTTTTATCCATTGGACGGCATCAACCACTGGAACCGCATGTACGGACCGCGAGGCTTCCTGCAGCACCAGTGCGTGTTGCCGCCTGCGCACGCTCGCGATGCGACAGCAGCCTTGCTGGCTGAAATCGCCCGCAGCGGTCGCGGCTCGTTCTTGGCTGTTCTCAAGGAGTTTGGCGACATCCCGTCGCCGGGGATGCTTTCATTCCCGCGTCCAGGCACAACCCTGGCCCTCGATTTCCCCAATGACGGCCCGGGCCTGCTTACGATGCTGGAGCGCCTCGATCGCATCGTCAGCGACGCCGGTGGCGCGGTGTATCCGGCCAAGGACGCACGCATGTCCGGCGCGCTGTTCCGCCAGGCCTATCCGGCCTGGGAGCAATTCTCCCATTTCATCGACCCTCGATTCTCATCCGGCTTCTGGCGTCGGGTGATGGAGTAA
- a CDS encoding UbiA family prenyltransferase — MDLDGTLLRSDILYESLLALLAHNPLYVFLVPFWLLKGKAYVKRQLASRVQLPAAILPYDERVLEILRTTTQRPRVLCTASDRLLVQPIADHLDLFEEVMASDGYTNLSGTNKGQALAERFGERGFDYMGNGQVDLKVWAHAGGAIVVNNGNGLVRAASTRTEVLAHLPSQSGGLLTWIKALRVYQWLKNLLVLVPLLTAHRFFDIGSVVDAGVAFLAFGLCASGVYLLNDLLDLTPDRMHPRKRRRPFAAGTLPLLHGLLAAPLITLAGFALALACSPAFAGVLLCYYVMTLSYSLKLKRIVMIDVVMLAALYTVRIIGGAVAISSELSFWLLAFSMFVFLSLAMLKRYTELASALASGKEVAIGRGYSVADLPLVQSLGAAAGYIGVLVFALYINSPESLELYTSPKLLWLLCPILLYWISRMWIVSHRGDMHDDPIVFAATDRSSQIVIGLCLLIVLIAI, encoded by the coding sequence GTGGATCTTGATGGAACCCTACTGCGTTCCGACATCCTCTACGAGTCCTTGTTGGCGCTGTTGGCGCACAATCCACTGTATGTCTTCCTGGTTCCCTTCTGGCTGTTGAAAGGCAAGGCGTATGTGAAGCGCCAACTGGCCTCGCGCGTGCAATTGCCCGCAGCAATTTTGCCTTATGACGAGCGGGTCCTGGAAATTCTACGCACCACCACGCAACGGCCGCGCGTACTGTGTACGGCGTCGGACCGGCTGTTGGTCCAACCCATTGCCGACCATCTGGACCTGTTCGAAGAGGTCATGGCCAGCGATGGGTACACCAACCTGTCCGGCACCAACAAAGGGCAGGCATTGGCGGAGCGCTTCGGTGAACGCGGCTTCGACTATATGGGTAACGGCCAGGTCGACCTGAAGGTCTGGGCGCACGCCGGAGGAGCCATTGTTGTCAACAATGGCAACGGGCTGGTCCGCGCGGCAAGCACGCGGACGGAAGTCCTGGCCCACCTGCCGTCTCAGAGCGGAGGCCTGCTCACCTGGATCAAGGCCCTTCGCGTCTATCAGTGGCTGAAGAACCTGCTGGTGCTGGTGCCCTTGCTGACTGCCCACCGCTTCTTCGACATCGGCTCGGTCGTCGATGCCGGGGTGGCCTTCCTGGCATTCGGCCTGTGCGCGTCAGGCGTCTACCTGCTCAACGACCTGCTGGACTTGACTCCCGATCGTATGCATCCGCGCAAGCGCCGGAGGCCATTTGCCGCCGGGACGCTGCCATTGCTGCACGGGCTGCTGGCAGCCCCGCTGATCACGCTGGCCGGATTCGCACTCGCCCTGGCCTGCAGCCCAGCCTTCGCCGGCGTGTTGCTGTGCTATTACGTAATGACATTGAGCTACTCCCTCAAGCTCAAGCGCATTGTGATGATTGACGTCGTAATGCTGGCGGCGCTGTACACCGTGCGTATCATTGGCGGCGCAGTGGCAATCAGCTCTGAACTCTCGTTCTGGCTGTTGGCTTTCTCGATGTTCGTGTTCCTCAGCCTGGCCATGCTCAAGCGCTATACGGAACTGGCTTCGGCGCTGGCCAGTGGCAAGGAAGTGGCCATCGGCCGTGGCTACTCTGTGGCCGACCTGCCGTTGGTGCAATCATTGGGAGCCGCCGCAGGTTACATTGGCGTGCTGGTATTCGCGCTGTACATCAACAGCCCCGAAAGCCTGGAGCTATACACCAGCCCGAAACTGCTATGGCTCCTTTGTCCGATCCTGTTGTACTGGATCAGCCGCATGTGGATCGTCTCTCACCGTGGCGACATGCATGACGATCCCATCGTATTCGCTGCGACAGACCGTAGTAGTCAAATCGTGATCGGCTTGTGCCTCCTCATCGTCCTGATCGCAATATGA
- a CDS encoding electron transfer flavoprotein subunit alpha/FixB family protein, which produces MSRILVIAEHHDGKLNAATAKTVSAATAIAGASIDVLVLAADPAAVAAEAAKIAGVAKVLTVANAANAQAIAQVLAPQIAQLAKGYTHLFGPSTTFGKDLMPCVAALLGVNQVSDLMSVEGSHTFKRPIYAGNAIITVEAPADQIVVATVRAASWPEAAQGGSAAIEAANVDAALPTHTRFVGLAAGASDRPDLQSAKRVVSGGRGVGSEENFKVIFQLADKLGAAVGASRAAVDAGYVPSDLQVGQTGKIIAPELYVAVGISGAIQHLTGIKDAGTIVAINKDGDAPIFEIADIGLAGDLFAILPELEKAL; this is translated from the coding sequence ATGAGCAGGATTCTCGTCATCGCCGAACACCACGACGGCAAGCTCAACGCCGCCACCGCCAAAACCGTCAGCGCCGCCACCGCCATCGCAGGTGCCAGCATCGACGTGCTGGTGCTGGCCGCCGACCCGGCCGCCGTTGCCGCCGAGGCCGCGAAGATCGCTGGCGTCGCCAAGGTCCTGACCGTGGCCAACGCTGCCAATGCGCAGGCCATCGCCCAGGTGCTGGCGCCGCAGATCGCGCAGCTGGCCAAGGGTTACACCCACTTGTTCGGCCCGTCGACCACCTTCGGCAAGGACCTGATGCCGTGCGTGGCCGCCTTGCTTGGCGTCAACCAGGTCTCCGACCTGATGAGCGTTGAAGGCAGCCACACCTTCAAGCGTCCGATCTACGCCGGCAACGCGATCATCACCGTGGAAGCCCCGGCCGACCAGATCGTGGTCGCCACCGTGCGTGCCGCCTCGTGGCCGGAAGCCGCCCAAGGCGGCAGCGCCGCCATCGAAGCGGCCAACGTCGATGCTGCCCTGCCGACCCACACCCGCTTCGTCGGCCTGGCCGCCGGTGCCAGCGACCGTCCGGACCTGCAGAGCGCCAAGCGTGTGGTCTCCGGTGGTCGTGGTGTCGGTTCGGAAGAGAACTTCAAGGTCATCTTCCAGCTGGCCGACAAGCTCGGTGCCGCCGTCGGTGCTTCGCGTGCCGCAGTTGATGCCGGCTATGTGCCCAGCGACCTGCAGGTTGGCCAGACCGGCAAGATCATCGCGCCGGAACTGTATGTGGCGGTCGGCATCAGTGGTGCGATCCAGCACCTGACCGGCATCAAGGATGCCGGCACGATCGTGGCGATCAACAAGGACGGCGACGCGCCGATCTTCGAGATCGCCGACATCGGCCTGGCGGGGGATCTGTTTGCGATCCTGCCGGAGCTGGAAAAGGCGCTGTAA
- a CDS encoding electron transfer flavoprotein subunit beta/FixA family protein: MKILVAYKRVVDYNVRIQVKPDGSGVVTDGVKLSPNPFDEIALEEALRLRDKGIASEVVVATIAPADAQAHLRNGLAMGANRAIHVVTDQAIQPLTASRTLLKLIEKEQPDLVILGKQAIDDDANQTGQMLATLWGRPQATFASKLEIADGKATVTREVDAGLETLEVDLPAVVTTDLRLNEPRFIKLPDIMKAKAKPLETLQLADLGVEAADTFKTTQYAAPSKRSKGVMVKDAAELVAALKQKGLL; the protein is encoded by the coding sequence ATGAAAATCCTCGTCGCGTACAAGCGCGTGGTGGACTACAACGTCCGCATTCAGGTCAAGCCGGACGGTTCCGGCGTGGTCACCGACGGCGTCAAGCTGTCCCCCAACCCCTTCGATGAAATCGCCTTGGAAGAAGCCCTGCGCCTGCGCGACAAGGGCATCGCCAGCGAAGTCGTGGTTGCCACCATCGCGCCGGCCGACGCCCAGGCGCACCTGCGCAACGGCCTGGCCATGGGCGCCAACCGTGCCATCCACGTCGTCACCGACCAGGCCATCCAGCCGCTGACCGCCTCGCGCACCCTGCTCAAGCTGATCGAGAAGGAACAGCCGGACCTGGTGATCCTCGGCAAGCAGGCCATCGACGACGACGCCAACCAGACCGGCCAGATGCTGGCCACGCTGTGGGGCCGCCCGCAGGCGACCTTCGCCAGCAAGCTCGAGATCGCCGACGGCAAGGCCACGGTCACCCGTGAAGTCGATGCTGGCCTGGAAACACTGGAAGTCGATCTGCCGGCCGTGGTCACCACCGACCTGCGCCTGAACGAGCCGCGCTTCATCAAGCTGCCGGACATCATGAAGGCCAAGGCCAAGCCGCTGGAGACCCTGCAGCTGGCCGACCTCGGCGTTGAAGCCGCCGACACCTTCAAGACCACCCAGTACGCCGCGCCGTCCAAGCGCAGCAAGGGTGTGATGGTCAAGGACGCGGCCGAACTGGTTGCCGCACTCAAGCAGAAGGGGTTGCTGTAA